The Providencia sp. PROV188 genome includes a region encoding these proteins:
- a CDS encoding bifunctional aspartate kinase/homoserine dehydrogenase II, whose translation MSAITAFEVIPCHRQLHKFGGSSLADVKCYQRVATIMANYSQPGDLMVVSAAGSTTNQLISWLKLSQSDRISAHQVQQALRRYQQDLISGLLPEEKANELNQLFVADLERLSGLLDKPINDAAYAEVVGHGEIWSARLMSAVLEQFDMASAWLDARTFLRAERAAQPQVDEVQSRHLLQQLLVQHPQRRLVVTGFISRNQKGETVLLGRNGSDYSATQVGALADVGKVTIWSDVAGVYSADPRKVKDACLLPLLRLDEASELARLAAPVLHTRTLQPVSVSNIDLQLRCSYQPEQGSTKIERVLASGTGAKIVTSHNDVCLIELRIAAGRDFNQICKDVDLLLKRVQLRPLARGVHHDRAILQLCYTSEVVESALNVLEEAALPGSLSLREGFSLVALVGAGVCKKPLHSHRFYEELKGQPVEFIWHSEDGISLVAVLRTNQTEHIIQGMHQSLFRAEKRIGLVLFGKGNIGARWLELFSVEQQNISARSDFDFVLAGVVDSRRSLLNYQGIDPSRALAFFDDEAVEHQDDNLFLWMRAHPYDDLIVLDVTASGELANSYVDFASYGFHVISANKLAGAAPTQQYREIRDAFAKTGRHWLYNATVGAGLPINYAVRDLKESGDAILAISGIFSGTLSWLFLQFDGSVPFSELVEQAWQQGLTEPDPRIDLSGQDVMRKLIILAREAGYDIEPDDVRVESLVPAQAETGSLDEFFENSAVINEQMQQRLEAAKELGLVLRYVARFDAVKGKAKVGVEAVKPEHPLASLLPGDNVFAIESRWYRDNPLVIRGPGAGRDVTAGAIQSDLNRLSQLL comes from the coding sequence ATGAGTGCAATAACAGCATTTGAGGTGATCCCTTGTCACCGACAGTTACACAAGTTTGGGGGAAGTAGCTTAGCTGATGTGAAATGTTATCAGCGTGTCGCCACCATTATGGCGAACTACAGCCAACCCGGCGATTTAATGGTTGTTTCTGCGGCAGGGAGTACCACAAACCAGCTGATAAGTTGGCTTAAATTAAGCCAGAGTGACCGTATTTCTGCCCATCAAGTGCAGCAAGCGCTACGCCGCTACCAGCAAGATTTGATCAGTGGTTTACTGCCTGAAGAGAAGGCTAATGAGCTCAATCAGCTATTTGTTGCGGATTTAGAACGACTCAGTGGGCTACTGGATAAACCTATCAATGATGCTGCCTACGCAGAAGTTGTGGGGCATGGTGAAATTTGGTCTGCACGTTTAATGTCTGCCGTGCTTGAACAGTTTGATATGGCAAGCGCTTGGCTAGATGCACGTACATTTTTACGTGCAGAAAGAGCAGCGCAGCCACAGGTGGATGAGGTTCAATCCCGCCATCTCCTACAGCAATTACTGGTGCAACATCCTCAGCGCCGTCTTGTGGTCACAGGGTTTATCTCCCGTAATCAAAAAGGTGAAACCGTCCTGTTAGGACGTAATGGCAGTGACTATTCGGCTACCCAAGTAGGGGCATTAGCGGATGTCGGCAAAGTCACTATTTGGAGTGATGTGGCAGGGGTATACAGTGCGGATCCTCGCAAGGTGAAAGATGCATGTCTATTGCCGTTATTGCGTTTAGATGAAGCGAGTGAATTGGCTCGCCTTGCTGCGCCTGTCTTACATACGCGTACTTTGCAGCCTGTTTCCGTCAGCAATATTGATTTGCAGCTGCGCTGTAGCTACCAGCCGGAGCAAGGCTCCACCAAAATTGAGCGTGTATTAGCCTCGGGGACGGGGGCAAAAATTGTCACCAGCCACAACGATGTGTGCTTAATTGAGCTGCGAATTGCTGCAGGGCGCGACTTCAACCAAATCTGCAAGGATGTGGATTTATTATTAAAACGCGTACAACTTCGCCCATTGGCGCGAGGCGTTCACCATGACCGCGCTATCTTGCAACTGTGCTACACCTCGGAAGTGGTGGAAAGCGCGTTGAATGTATTGGAAGAAGCGGCATTGCCTGGGTCTCTTTCATTACGTGAAGGTTTTTCACTGGTGGCTCTGGTTGGCGCTGGTGTGTGTAAAAAACCGCTGCATAGCCACCGTTTTTATGAAGAGCTTAAAGGGCAGCCGGTTGAGTTTATCTGGCACTCAGAAGATGGCATTAGCTTAGTCGCGGTACTGCGTACTAATCAAACTGAGCATATCATTCAAGGTATGCACCAAAGCTTATTCCGCGCCGAAAAGCGCATCGGCTTAGTATTATTTGGTAAAGGGAATATTGGCGCCCGTTGGTTAGAGCTGTTTTCGGTTGAGCAGCAAAATATTTCTGCTCGCAGTGACTTTGACTTTGTTTTGGCGGGTGTCGTGGATAGTCGCCGCAGTTTATTGAATTACCAAGGTATTGACCCAAGCCGTGCATTAGCTTTCTTTGATGATGAAGCGGTCGAGCATCAGGACGACAATCTGTTTTTATGGATGCGAGCGCACCCTTATGATGACCTGATTGTGTTGGATGTCACAGCCAGTGGCGAGCTTGCTAATAGTTATGTGGACTTTGCGAGTTACGGTTTCCATGTTATCAGTGCAAACAAACTCGCAGGGGCAGCGCCTACTCAGCAGTATCGTGAAATTCGTGATGCATTCGCCAAAACGGGGCGTCATTGGCTCTATAATGCGACCGTTGGCGCTGGGTTGCCGATCAACTACGCAGTGCGCGATCTCAAAGAAAGCGGTGACGCGATTCTGGCGATCAGCGGGATCTTCTCTGGCACATTATCGTGGCTATTCTTGCAGTTTGATGGCTCAGTGCCTTTCAGTGAGCTTGTCGAGCAAGCTTGGCAGCAAGGATTAACGGAACCGGATCCGCGCATCGATTTATCTGGGCAAGATGTGATGCGCAAGCTCATTATTCTGGCGCGAGAAGCGGGCTATGATATCGAACCGGATGATGTGCGCGTGGAATCGTTAGTTCCAGCGCAAGCGGAAACAGGCTCACTGGATGAATTCTTTGAAAATAGCGCCGTGATTAACGAGCAGATGCAGCAGCGCTTAGAAGCCGCGAAGGAGCTGGGGTTAGTGCTACGTTACGTGGCGCGGTTTGATGCAGTGAAAGGTAAAGCAAAAGTGGGTGTCGAGGCGGTTAAACCTGAGCACCCGTTAGCCTCTTTATTGCCGGGGGATAACGTTTTTGCCATTGAAAGCCGTTGGTACCGTGATAACCCATTGGTGATCCGTGGACCAGGTGCGGGTCGCGATGTGACCGCCGGTGCTATCCAATCTGACCTGAATCGACTTTCTCAGCTTTTATAA
- the metB gene encoding cystathionine gamma-synthase: MTYKASTIAIHNGLNEDSQFGCVVPPIYLSSTYNFTDFNEPRTHDYSRRGNPGRDIVQRTLAQLEGGSGAVMTNSGMSALHLLCTVLLQPGDLLVAPHDCYGGSYRLFNSLSQKGAYQVEFVDQSDESALQAALARKPKLVLIETPSNPLLRIYDIQHISTLAHQAGALVVVDNTFLSPALQQPLALGADFVVHSCTKYLNGHSDIIAGAVIAKEEKWALELAWWANNIGVTGGAFDSYLLLRGMRTLLPRIKQQQHNAGEIVKYLKTEPLVKKIYYPALSDHPGHHIAAAQQSGFGAMLSFEFAGDEAQLRQFLQALSLFTLAESLGGVETLISHTATMTHAGMSPEARAAAGITDSLLRISVGLEDSQDLIADLSHAFKVAS, from the coding sequence ATGACATACAAAGCATCCACTATCGCGATACATAATGGACTCAATGAAGACTCGCAATTTGGTTGCGTTGTTCCTCCCATCTATTTATCTAGCACCTATAATTTTACAGATTTCAATGAGCCAAGAACCCATGACTACTCCCGTCGTGGTAATCCTGGGCGAGATATTGTGCAGCGAACACTGGCACAGCTAGAAGGGGGAAGTGGTGCCGTGATGACTAACAGCGGGATGTCGGCTCTCCATCTATTATGCACGGTATTATTACAGCCGGGTGATTTGCTCGTTGCTCCGCACGATTGCTATGGCGGCAGCTACCGTTTATTTAATAGCTTGAGCCAAAAAGGGGCTTATCAGGTTGAATTTGTTGATCAAAGTGACGAATCTGCGTTGCAAGCGGCATTAGCGAGAAAACCCAAACTGGTACTCATTGAAACCCCAAGTAACCCGTTACTGAGAATTTACGATATCCAACATATTTCGACGCTTGCACATCAAGCAGGGGCTTTGGTGGTGGTGGATAACACATTTTTAAGCCCTGCATTACAGCAACCATTAGCGTTAGGTGCTGATTTTGTTGTACATTCTTGTACAAAATATCTCAATGGTCATTCAGATATTATTGCGGGTGCGGTGATTGCAAAAGAAGAGAAATGGGCTCTAGAATTAGCATGGTGGGCGAATAATATCGGTGTCACTGGCGGTGCATTTGACAGTTATCTGCTACTCAGAGGTATGAGAACATTGTTGCCTCGCATAAAACAGCAGCAGCATAATGCGGGTGAAATCGTAAAATATCTTAAAACTGAGCCGCTGGTGAAGAAAATATATTATCCTGCCTTGAGTGATCATCCGGGACATCACATTGCCGCCGCGCAACAATCTGGCTTTGGCGCAATGTTAAGTTTTGAATTTGCAGGCGATGAAGCGCAACTTCGTCAGTTTTTACAGGCGCTGAGCTTGTTTACATTAGCGGAATCTCTCGGTGGTGTAGAAACTTTGATTTCCCATACGGCGACCATGACCCATGCTGGCATGTCTCCTGAAGCGCGAGCCGCAGCAGGTATTACTGATAGTTTATTGCGCATTTCAGTCGGTCTTGAAGATAGTCAGGATCTTATCGCAGATTTAAGCCACGCATTTAAGGTTGCGTCATAA
- the ppc gene encoding phosphoenolpyruvate carboxylase: MNQQYSAMRSNVSMLGKLLGDTIKDALGEDILDKVESIRKLSKSSRAGNEVQRQKLLMTLQTLTNDELLPVARAFNQFLNLTNVAEQYHSISPHGEAASNPVALQKLFGRLKEHDFSHGDIQKAVEELSIELVLTAHPTEIARRTLIHKLVEVNTCLSQLDHDDLADYERNNIMRRLRQLVAQSWHTDEIRKIRPTPIDEAKWGFAVVENSLWEGVPAFLREFNEQLEESIGAELPVEANPIRFTSWMGGDRDGNPNVTAEVTRHVLLLSRWKAADLFLKDIQVLVSELSMTEATPELRALAGGDDVDEPYRQIAKNLRSQLFSTLDYLERRVKGEQVLPPADLLTDNAQLWDPLYTCYQSLVACNMSIIANGSLLDTLRRIRSFGLQLVRIDVRQESTRHTEALSELTEYLGLGNYGNWSEQEKQDFLLTELQSRRPLIPQDWQPTAETQEVFETCRVIAKAKNDSIAAYVISMAKVPSDVLAVKLLLKAAGASIKLPVAPLFETLEDLNNAESVMTKLLSIEWYRELIDDRQMVMIGYSDSAKDAGVMAASWAQYRAQDALIKLCDKEGVKLTLFHGRGGTIGRGGAPAHSALLSQPPGSLKGGLRVTEQGEMIRFKFGLPQVTISSLAMYASAILEANLLPPPEPKEEWKAVMNSLSDVSCAMYRDYVREQPDFVPYFRAATPELELGKLPLGSRPAKRRPTGGVETLRAIPWIFAWTQNRLMLPAWLGAGAALKHVIEKESKQAVLDEMWQEWTFFKTRIAMLEMVYAKADLWLAEYYDHCLVEKRLWPLGQKLRDQLSEDIKSVLAVSKDEALMADLPWIAESIALRNVYTDPLNVLQAELLQRSRQQEHPDPRVEQALMVTIAGVAAGMRNTG; the protein is encoded by the coding sequence ATGAATCAGCAATATTCCGCAATGCGCAGTAATGTCAGTATGTTGGGTAAGCTACTCGGTGATACCATCAAAGACGCTCTTGGTGAAGATATCCTCGATAAAGTCGAATCTATTCGTAAGCTATCCAAATCCTCCCGCGCAGGTAATGAAGTTCAGCGCCAAAAATTATTAATGACCTTGCAAACACTGACCAACGACGAGCTATTACCTGTTGCGAGGGCATTCAACCAATTCTTAAACTTAACCAACGTGGCAGAGCAATACCACAGTATTTCTCCCCACGGTGAAGCGGCGAGTAACCCTGTTGCCCTACAGAAATTATTTGGGCGTTTAAAAGAGCACGATTTTAGCCACGGTGATATTCAAAAAGCCGTTGAAGAGCTCTCTATTGAGCTGGTGCTGACCGCCCATCCAACCGAAATCGCCCGACGTACCTTAATTCACAAATTGGTTGAGGTGAACACCTGTTTATCCCAGCTCGATCATGATGATTTAGCGGATTACGAACGCAACAATATTATGCGTCGCTTACGCCAACTGGTGGCGCAATCTTGGCATACCGATGAAATTCGTAAAATTCGCCCTACGCCAATCGATGAAGCGAAATGGGGCTTTGCGGTTGTTGAAAACTCGTTGTGGGAAGGGGTTCCGGCATTTTTACGGGAATTCAATGAACAGCTTGAAGAGTCCATTGGGGCTGAATTACCTGTCGAAGCAAACCCAATCCGCTTTACGTCATGGATGGGCGGCGACCGTGATGGTAATCCGAATGTGACCGCGGAAGTGACTCGCCATGTTCTGCTATTAAGCCGTTGGAAAGCTGCCGATTTATTCTTGAAAGATATTCAAGTCTTGGTGTCAGAGCTTTCTATGACGGAAGCGACGCCAGAGCTGCGTGCACTCGCAGGCGGCGATGATGTGGATGAGCCTTATCGCCAAATTGCCAAAAATCTGCGTAGCCAACTGTTTTCTACATTGGATTATTTAGAGCGCCGAGTGAAAGGTGAGCAAGTTCTGCCACCAGCGGATTTACTGACGGATAACGCGCAACTTTGGGATCCGCTGTATACATGCTATCAATCGCTCGTTGCTTGCAATATGAGCATTATTGCTAATGGCTCACTGTTAGATACGTTGCGCCGTATTCGTAGCTTTGGTCTGCAATTGGTGCGTATCGATGTGCGCCAAGAGAGCACTCGTCATACCGAAGCACTGTCTGAGCTGACAGAATATTTGGGGCTGGGTAACTATGGCAATTGGTCAGAACAAGAGAAGCAAGATTTCTTACTGACTGAGTTGCAATCTCGTCGTCCACTGATCCCACAAGATTGGCAACCGACAGCAGAAACGCAAGAAGTATTCGAAACTTGCCGCGTTATCGCTAAAGCGAAGAATGACTCTATCGCCGCTTACGTGATTTCGATGGCGAAAGTGCCATCCGACGTTTTAGCCGTCAAACTCCTGCTAAAAGCAGCGGGTGCTTCCATTAAATTGCCGGTTGCGCCACTGTTCGAAACTCTGGAAGATTTAAATAACGCCGAAAGCGTGATGACTAAGTTGCTTAGCATTGAATGGTATCGTGAGCTGATTGATGATCGCCAAATGGTAATGATTGGTTACTCCGACTCTGCAAAAGATGCGGGTGTGATGGCAGCGTCATGGGCGCAGTATCGTGCACAAGATGCCCTGATTAAGTTGTGCGATAAAGAAGGCGTGAAACTGACACTGTTCCACGGTCGTGGCGGCACCATTGGTCGTGGCGGTGCGCCAGCACATTCCGCACTTCTTTCCCAACCACCGGGAAGCTTAAAAGGCGGGTTGCGTGTGACGGAACAAGGCGAAATGATCCGCTTTAAGTTTGGTCTCCCGCAAGTGACGATTAGCAGTTTAGCCATGTACGCGAGCGCTATCCTCGAAGCCAACTTATTGCCACCGCCAGAGCCAAAAGAAGAGTGGAAGGCAGTAATGAATTCGTTGTCAGACGTATCTTGCGCGATGTATCGCGATTATGTGCGTGAACAGCCTGACTTTGTCCCGTATTTCCGTGCGGCGACCCCAGAGTTAGAGCTGGGCAAATTGCCATTAGGTTCTCGCCCTGCAAAACGTCGTCCTACTGGGGGTGTTGAGACCCTTCGCGCTATTCCTTGGATTTTCGCGTGGACACAAAACCGATTGATGTTACCCGCATGGTTAGGGGCAGGTGCGGCGCTGAAACATGTCATCGAAAAAGAAAGTAAGCAAGCGGTACTGGATGAAATGTGGCAAGAGTGGACATTCTTCAAAACCCGTATTGCAATGCTGGAAATGGTGTATGCGAAAGCCGATCTATGGTTAGCGGAATATTATGACCATTGCCTCGTTGAGAAACGTTTATGGCCACTGGGACAAAAACTGCGTGACCAGTTATCCGAAGATATTAAGAGTGTTTTAGCGGTCTCTAAAGATGAAGCGTTGATGGCGGATTTACCGTGGATTGCGGAATCTATCGCCCTGCGTAATGTCTATACCGACCCTCTGAACGTATTGCAGGCTGAGCTATTACAACGCTCTCGTCAGCAAGAGCATCCAGACCCGCGTGTGGAGCAAGCGTTGATGGTGACCATTGCAGGTGTTGCGGCGGGAATGCGTAATACCGGCTAG